In a genomic window of Mageeibacillus indolicus UPII9-5:
- a CDS encoding carbohydrate binding domain-containing protein: MNKLIKHLSVLSAWGLSAIMLLTALPLQQTNCIAFSGSATADEVAGDLPRGSSIHGGSLPAEAIVEAKGFNLLENPGMEKDASGWGRNETLVTINTEVGFTHSGEKSFMVAAGADKEAFAYTITPENLTYNRQASFTAGMWVYLSMEEDADKVTIHLERPDSPLGTITAHPRPQRGWQKVSVDGDASSKVLRHAVKFTVSPGNKGAIYFDDAYFYCSDLTGFSLIRNPRFEKGKEAWGGEFEVTTVEKHDGSNSALLRGPRDIFQASGWWLNREIIQTDKDLYLSAWVKSGGNSGSCKLRAEIKKAGVPDQNIESDTVAATQTSWQEITVKIPANIPRDEILFHCTTEGTASLFYVDTVTLATRESFTPAQSSAILRNSSLENLNADGSITDWDVWPGNPQEGVKQARSVTGKAHSGKRSLLIEPVAGNNHAVYQYCIDKTKFDFNESYTASVWVNLENVKTDNLSLGIKRRADDGKEYNVYKNIDQTAGKGWAKVELDVPGITDKQIKQYDVIVDIGKGSGKIYLDDFDLTKSDTPKRSVKLPESSHDKDNVLRNPGLETLNDDGSVRDWDVWPGNPSEGERRYKSVTAPIHGGKRAIMIEQVPDNKQAIYQYCVDASAFDFTASYMVSVWLKAENLTSGRITLGIKRKDALGHEYNLSTQVAESGDIGWKEIKLAAPGIEGANIGQYDVIVDVPAGKGKVYLDDFKLSKVSLPKVKASDLIDKIHFSNDEYASEAHSAGTESRLSDSILRNAGLEIINPDGSVRDWDVWPGKPEEGTRRFKSVMNPVHSGRRSLLIEPVAENKHAVYQYCINPSFFDFNASYIASVWLKTVDLQVDELTLGVKRKNAAGEENNYYLDIKRPANADWFKVEIPVPGISDTDIVQYDVIVDIGRGRGKIYLDDFDLRPADIGKQPFAVKQLKKTVSSAQNGDLLRNAGLEILNADGTIRDWDVWPGNPKEGVRMSKVVTDQHHSGTRSLLIEPVSGNKHAVYQYCTDHAKFDFNASYVASVWAKLENVKVSELTLGVKRKTEDGKESNIYTKIKQADTNGWVNFKVEAPGISDKKIVQYDVIVDIGEGSGKIYLDDFSLKAANLPKKSIKDGKNGAGILRNPSLENLNPDGSILDWDVWPGKPEEGKRNYEVCSDAHSGEHAVKINLEFSNAQAIYQYCVEPDKFDFNADYILSVFMKMDKVSIYDGSGISLGVKRTDSQGNIHVTKTNIPASSIGDWKQFKLDVPAFDGIKIVQYDVIVDIGAGKGSVYLDDFDLKPADLANLPNPNVKKDTAENNKKLDLKPVKVQTREGHSYATLTWWLVSAGLAVLILGGAAIYLRKSLKAK; encoded by the coding sequence GTGAATAAATTAATTAAGCATCTTAGCGTCTTGTCGGCTTGGGGTTTAAGTGCGATTATGCTTTTGACAGCATTGCCATTGCAACAGACGAATTGCATTGCTTTTTCCGGGTCGGCGACAGCTGATGAGGTGGCCGGTGATTTGCCACGTGGGAGCTCGATACATGGCGGTTCGTTACCTGCCGAAGCGATAGTTGAGGCCAAAGGATTTAATCTTTTGGAAAATCCGGGAATGGAAAAAGATGCCAGTGGGTGGGGCAGAAATGAAACTCTGGTAACTATTAACACCGAAGTTGGATTTACACACAGCGGAGAAAAAAGCTTTATGGTGGCAGCTGGAGCAGACAAGGAGGCTTTTGCTTATACGATCACGCCGGAAAACTTGACTTACAATCGACAGGCCTCTTTCACCGCTGGAATGTGGGTGTATCTAAGCATGGAAGAGGATGCCGATAAGGTTACGATTCACCTCGAACGCCCAGATTCTCCGCTCGGCACAATTACTGCTCATCCTAGGCCGCAAAGAGGTTGGCAAAAAGTTTCAGTTGATGGAGATGCTTCAAGCAAGGTTTTGCGCCATGCAGTTAAATTTACGGTTTCTCCTGGCAACAAAGGCGCTATTTATTTTGATGACGCGTATTTTTACTGCTCTGACCTGACTGGGTTCAGCCTTATCCGTAATCCCCGTTTTGAGAAAGGAAAGGAAGCTTGGGGCGGTGAGTTTGAGGTCACTACGGTGGAAAAACACGACGGGAGTAATTCTGCCTTACTCAGAGGCCCCCGCGATATTTTCCAAGCCAGTGGATGGTGGTTAAACCGAGAAATAATACAGACTGACAAAGATTTATATTTGTCTGCTTGGGTCAAAAGTGGCGGAAATTCCGGTTCCTGCAAATTACGGGCGGAAATTAAGAAAGCAGGCGTGCCCGACCAAAACATCGAATCAGATACTGTTGCGGCAACGCAAACATCTTGGCAAGAAATAACAGTTAAAATTCCGGCAAATATTCCGCGTGACGAGATTCTGTTCCATTGCACCACAGAAGGTACGGCAAGTTTGTTTTATGTGGATACGGTCACTTTAGCTACGCGAGAAAGTTTTACTCCGGCACAGTCAAGCGCGATTTTACGTAACTCCAGCTTGGAAAATTTGAACGCTGATGGCTCAATAACGGATTGGGATGTGTGGCCGGGCAACCCGCAAGAAGGCGTTAAGCAAGCAAGATCAGTTACCGGGAAGGCACACAGCGGAAAAAGATCTCTACTTATCGAGCCTGTGGCAGGCAACAATCATGCAGTGTATCAATATTGCATAGATAAAACTAAATTCGATTTTAATGAAAGCTACACGGCCTCAGTTTGGGTGAATTTAGAAAACGTTAAGACTGATAATCTGAGTTTAGGCATAAAGCGGCGGGCAGATGATGGCAAAGAGTACAATGTTTACAAAAATATCGATCAAACTGCCGGTAAAGGCTGGGCTAAGGTGGAACTTGATGTACCTGGGATAACCGACAAACAAATTAAACAGTATGATGTAATAGTAGATATAGGCAAAGGTTCAGGAAAAATATATTTAGACGATTTCGATTTAACCAAATCTGATACACCTAAGCGATCCGTGAAGCTACCTGAGTCGAGCCATGATAAAGACAACGTTTTGCGTAACCCGGGGCTGGAAACTTTGAATGATGACGGCTCGGTGCGCGATTGGGATGTGTGGCCAGGGAATCCTAGCGAAGGTGAAAGACGTTATAAATCGGTTACCGCTCCGATCCATGGAGGGAAACGTGCCATTATGATTGAGCAGGTACCGGATAATAAGCAGGCCATATACCAATATTGTGTTGACGCTTCGGCGTTTGATTTTACTGCAAGCTACATGGTTTCTGTTTGGTTGAAAGCCGAAAATCTGACTTCAGGCAGAATCACGCTAGGGATCAAACGCAAAGACGCTTTGGGGCATGAGTACAACTTATCTACTCAAGTAGCAGAAAGCGGCGACATTGGTTGGAAAGAAATTAAATTGGCGGCCCCAGGTATCGAAGGAGCTAATATTGGACAATATGATGTGATTGTTGATGTGCCAGCGGGCAAGGGCAAAGTATATTTAGATGATTTCAAATTAAGCAAAGTTTCTTTACCTAAAGTAAAGGCTTCTGATTTGATTGATAAAATTCATTTTAGTAATGATGAGTATGCTTCAGAGGCCCATTCGGCAGGGACAGAGAGTCGCCTGAGCGATTCAATCTTGCGTAACGCCGGTTTAGAGATCATTAATCCTGATGGTTCAGTACGCGACTGGGATGTATGGCCGGGCAAACCGGAAGAAGGAACACGACGGTTTAAATCGGTAATGAACCCGGTACACAGCGGGCGACGATCCTTACTGATTGAGCCGGTCGCCGAAAATAAACATGCTGTATACCAGTATTGTATAAATCCCTCATTTTTCGATTTCAATGCTAGCTATATCGCTTCAGTTTGGCTCAAAACGGTAGACCTACAAGTCGATGAATTGACGTTGGGTGTCAAACGGAAGAATGCTGCCGGCGAAGAAAATAATTATTATTTAGATATAAAACGTCCGGCAAACGCCGATTGGTTTAAGGTCGAAATTCCCGTCCCTGGCATCAGTGACACGGATATAGTTCAGTATGATGTTATTGTGGACATCGGCCGTGGCAGAGGAAAAATTTACTTGGATGATTTTGACTTGCGTCCGGCTGATATCGGAAAGCAGCCTTTTGCCGTAAAACAGCTGAAAAAAACTGTCTCATCAGCACAGAATGGCGACTTGTTGCGCAATGCTGGTTTAGAGATTCTTAATGCTGACGGTACAATACGTGATTGGGATGTTTGGCCGGGAAATCCTAAAGAAGGTGTACGTATGTCCAAGGTGGTAACCGATCAACATCATAGTGGAACCAGATCTTTGCTGATTGAACCGGTCTCCGGAAATAAACATGCGGTGTATCAATATTGTACAGATCATGCAAAATTTGACTTCAATGCCAGCTATGTAGCTTCTGTATGGGCGAAGCTGGAAAATGTAAAGGTAAGCGAACTGACACTTGGTGTTAAAAGGAAAACTGAAGACGGCAAAGAAAGCAATATTTATACTAAAATTAAGCAGGCAGACACGAACGGCTGGGTTAATTTTAAAGTCGAGGCCCCTGGCATAAGCGATAAAAAAATAGTTCAATATGATGTTATCGTGGATATAGGGGAAGGTTCCGGTAAGATTTATTTGGACGATTTTTCTTTAAAGGCGGCCAACTTGCCGAAAAAATCAATCAAAGACGGTAAGAATGGTGCCGGTATTCTACGCAACCCAAGTTTGGAAAATTTAAATCCTGACGGTTCGATTTTGGACTGGGACGTTTGGCCGGGCAAACCGGAAGAAGGGAAAAGAAATTACGAAGTTTGTTCGGATGCTCATAGCGGTGAACACGCGGTTAAAATTAATCTGGAATTTTCCAATGCGCAAGCGATATATCAATACTGCGTTGAGCCAGATAAATTTGATTTTAATGCCGACTATATTCTTTCGGTGTTCATGAAAATGGATAAGGTGTCTATATATGATGGGAGTGGGATAAGTTTGGGCGTAAAGCGGACGGATAGTCAAGGAAATATTCATGTTACTAAAACCAATATACCGGCTAGTAGTATTGGTGACTGGAAACAATTCAAATTGGACGTACCCGCTTTTGACGGCATCAAAATTGTTCAATATGATGTAATTGTTGATATTGGAGCTGGAAAAGGCTCAGTTTATTTAGATGATTTCGACCTTAAACCAGCAGATTTAGCCAATCTGCCGAATCCTAATGTAAAAAAAGATACGGCCGAAAACAATAAAAAGTTGGATTTGAAACCCGTCAAGGTTCAGACCCGAGAAGGTCACAGCTATGCGACGCTGACGTGGTGGCTAGTGTCGGCCGGCTTGGCCGTTCTGATATTGGGCGGCGCGGCTATTTATCTTAGAAAGAGTTTAAAGGCTAAGTAG
- a CDS encoding ABC transporter substrate-binding protein: protein MNKKQFLAFGLASLLCLNAACSGNSGNNGNAAGNSQKSTQTTSERKYVDGTRIDVTGMPEGKLEDDTVTVYCWGEYVPKFKTDWEGYRFQDYYKGKVKVIVSSGDYYENLYKLIAAGDIPDIVIGDAQSFPQLITKDLVQPWDEYVNFSDPVWEKTGAMADIRKMTYNGKIYNITHKAHNLGVLFYNKRLISEAGLTDPMELQAKGEWTWDKFREYLAETTTDSNGDGVTDIYGLVNTGDFLTAIFASTGDLYIEYADGKYTNNIKSEKIQDAANFVYGIGPNGDKLVSLGNATSEFQAGKAAFVYTNDYRGYVDYADLWKTDGIGIVPLPKYPKADKQYQGSLTDHFWLMKGAKNPKGAALLVLAEQYDKMLNVDPDAADAREAAIKQWQSHGFTKEAAAAVVDIQNMPSKILWTRNITLPDGYVEFKAMDTPWITLADTVSGSIDQAIAALKKK from the coding sequence ATGAATAAAAAACAATTTTTAGCTTTCGGATTGGCTTCGCTACTCTGTCTCAATGCAGCCTGCAGCGGCAACAGCGGCAACAACGGTAATGCTGCTGGTAATTCTCAAAAATCAACACAAACCACTAGTGAACGGAAGTATGTTGATGGCACACGTATTGATGTTACGGGTATGCCGGAGGGGAAGTTGGAAGATGACACGGTGACGGTCTATTGCTGGGGCGAATATGTGCCGAAATTTAAGACTGATTGGGAAGGTTACCGTTTTCAAGATTATTATAAAGGCAAAGTTAAGGTAATAGTATCATCCGGGGATTATTACGAAAATCTGTATAAACTGATTGCTGCCGGTGATATTCCGGACATTGTTATCGGCGATGCCCAAAGTTTCCCGCAATTAATCACCAAGGATTTGGTTCAGCCCTGGGATGAATATGTGAATTTTTCTGACCCGGTATGGGAAAAGACGGGAGCTATGGCTGATATCAGAAAGATGACCTATAACGGAAAAATTTACAATATTACGCATAAGGCACATAATCTCGGTGTTTTGTTTTATAACAAGAGGTTGATTTCCGAGGCTGGTCTGACCGATCCTATGGAGCTTCAGGCAAAAGGAGAATGGACTTGGGATAAATTCCGCGAATATTTGGCGGAGACCACAACGGACAGTAATGGTGACGGAGTGACCGATATTTACGGCTTGGTAAATACGGGGGACTTTCTTACGGCCATTTTTGCCAGCACGGGAGATCTTTATATAGAATATGCCGATGGTAAATATACCAATAATATTAAAAGCGAAAAGATTCAGGATGCGGCCAATTTCGTTTATGGTATCGGGCCGAATGGCGACAAGTTGGTAAGTTTGGGAAATGCGACATCGGAATTCCAAGCCGGCAAGGCTGCGTTCGTTTACACCAATGATTATCGGGGCTATGTTGACTATGCTGACCTTTGGAAAACTGACGGTATAGGAATAGTACCACTGCCCAAATATCCAAAGGCGGATAAGCAATATCAAGGCTCGCTGACGGATCATTTTTGGTTAATGAAGGGAGCTAAAAATCCAAAAGGAGCTGCGCTTCTGGTTCTGGCTGAGCAATATGACAAGATGTTGAATGTTGACCCGGATGCGGCGGATGCCCGGGAAGCTGCGATTAAGCAATGGCAGTCACACGGCTTTACAAAAGAAGCGGCCGCAGCGGTGGTAGATATTCAGAATATGCCGAGCAAAATATTGTGGACGAGAAATATAACTTTGCCGGATGGCTATGTTGAATTCAAGGCTATGGACACGCCGTGGATTACTTTGGCGGATACGGTAAGTGGATCCATTGACCAAGCTATTGCGGCCTTAAAGAAAAAATAA